Proteins encoded by one window of Hyphomicrobium nitrativorans NL23:
- a CDS encoding replication protein RepA — protein MTFDVEIRDADLVAELDMARETPGFEFKRMELSQKQASRDKLASLSRDARRRELVRRKLEDTPTDADDLRHIHSVLAMCGLPYSRQPLSVREYERKQGRMSLVVEAGKLRNPETGNRIEQPLPFGPKARLLLMHLCSEAIRQQGPTIEVADSLTGFIRDMGFPVTGGKKGTLQAFKEQINALAACKLSVGMWDGRHAVEYQGMPFSRIDVWLPTSPDQMMLWPSTLTFSMDFYTTLAKHALPIRAEAVRAFAGSARKLDMYFWFNYRLHRLRQPLPISWNALAEQFGGDYGRQRDFKRGFADDLKDVLDVFPKLPVKLTEAGMTVSPAGPDALYLPPLRKR, from the coding sequence AGCTGGACATGGCGCGCGAAACGCCGGGCTTCGAGTTTAAGAGGATGGAACTTTCGCAAAAGCAGGCAAGCCGCGACAAGCTAGCCAGCCTTTCCCGTGATGCGCGCCGCCGTGAACTTGTCCGCCGCAAACTCGAAGACACCCCAACCGACGCCGACGACCTGCGGCACATTCATTCCGTACTGGCCATGTGCGGCTTGCCCTATAGCCGCCAGCCCCTGTCCGTCCGCGAATATGAGCGCAAGCAAGGCCGCATGTCGCTCGTCGTGGAAGCGGGCAAGTTGCGTAATCCAGAAACCGGCAACCGCATAGAGCAACCGCTGCCTTTCGGCCCTAAAGCTCGCTTGCTCTTGATGCACCTGTGCTCGGAAGCTATCCGACAACAAGGCCCAACCATTGAAGTTGCGGATAGCCTCACCGGGTTCATCCGCGACATGGGCTTTCCGGTCACCGGCGGCAAGAAGGGTACGCTGCAAGCATTCAAGGAACAGATCAACGCGCTGGCCGCCTGCAAGCTCAGCGTCGGCATGTGGGACGGTCGCCATGCTGTCGAATACCAAGGCATGCCGTTCTCGCGCATCGACGTGTGGCTCCCCACCAGCCCCGACCAGATGATGCTGTGGCCGTCCACGCTCACGTTCAGCATGGATTTCTACACGACGCTGGCCAAGCACGCGCTGCCGATCCGCGCAGAAGCCGTGCGCGCGTTCGCAGGCTCGGCCCGCAAGCTGGATATGTATTTCTGGTTCAACTACCGGCTCCACCGCCTGAGGCAGCCGTTGCCGATCTCATGGAACGCGCTTGCCGAACAGTTCGGAGGCGACTACGGCCGCCAACGCGATTTTAAGCGTGGTTTCGCCGACGACCTGAAGGACGTCTTGGATGTGTTCCCAAAACTGCCTGTAAAGCTCACTGAGGCGGGCATGACAGTGTCACCGGCTGGCCCCGACGCCCTCTATCTGCCTCCGCTGCGCAAACGATAG
- a CDS encoding heavy metal translocating P-type ATPase gives MSDRIEWISVGLSALALVGVMVGFAGVHVGVESLASTGFGLVYLAGGLPATWRAVVELWRERTLDIDLLMVIAALAAAAVGAPAEGAILLFLFSVSTTLETLAMGRARREVAALVALRPETALRRTALGGIEEVRISGLRVGDVLVVRPGAKIPVDGVILSGDGHLDESNVTGESMPVRKAAGAKVFEATVNHSAVLEMRVTATSGDSTIARMIRLVTEAQAARAPSERFSAWFGQRYTVAVLVGSTLILAVLLGLGREWNEAIYRAAVVLVAASPCAIVISVPAAILSALSASARGGVLFKGGAALESFAAVTQFAFDKTGTLTTGRPEVTAIVSPVMPEDEFLRLLAGLEAHSEHGIAAAVRREAERRALTPADMADVTAHPSEGITGRDAAGMVWAGNPRMVARMGGDISGAAFNAITAGAETVIWMGRDTSVLGAVTVADAVRGTSREALDALREAGTTRITMMTGDRRPVALRVGKELGLSAEDIEADLLPHDKVRLVDAMTRAGKVAFVGDGVNDAAALARADVGIAMGAAGSDVAVQAADVALLSEDMARLAAAHKLARRTARIIRQNLTFAIGAMLVLVSGALLFELPLPLAVVGHEGGTVLVVLNGLRLLFDPIRGDGRSSKASAEARKIEAQVSRELQSES, from the coding sequence ATGAGCGACCGGATCGAGTGGATCAGCGTCGGCCTCAGTGCTTTGGCACTGGTTGGGGTCATGGTGGGCTTTGCTGGAGTCCACGTGGGTGTCGAGAGCCTAGCCTCGACCGGCTTTGGTCTCGTCTATCTCGCAGGTGGACTTCCGGCAACGTGGCGCGCTGTTGTTGAACTTTGGCGCGAGCGCACTCTTGATATCGATCTTCTAATGGTCATTGCGGCACTGGCGGCGGCAGCAGTGGGCGCACCGGCGGAAGGCGCGATCCTGCTGTTCCTGTTTAGCGTCTCGACCACATTGGAAACGCTGGCCATGGGCCGCGCCCGGCGCGAAGTCGCAGCACTCGTGGCGCTCAGACCCGAAACCGCGCTTCGTAGGACTGCGTTGGGCGGTATCGAGGAGGTGAGGATCTCGGGGCTCAGGGTCGGCGACGTGCTGGTTGTGCGGCCGGGCGCCAAGATCCCAGTTGACGGCGTTATCCTCAGCGGCGACGGCCACCTCGATGAATCGAACGTCACCGGTGAATCGATGCCGGTGCGCAAAGCCGCCGGGGCGAAAGTTTTCGAGGCCACGGTCAACCACAGTGCGGTCTTGGAGATGCGCGTCACCGCCACTTCCGGTGACAGTACGATCGCGCGCATGATCCGGCTTGTCACGGAGGCGCAAGCCGCACGCGCACCATCGGAGCGGTTCAGCGCGTGGTTCGGCCAGCGTTACACAGTGGCCGTGCTGGTCGGTTCAACATTGATCCTGGCTGTGCTCCTCGGCCTGGGGCGGGAATGGAACGAAGCGATCTATCGCGCGGCGGTGGTCTTGGTTGCAGCCAGTCCCTGCGCGATCGTCATCAGCGTTCCCGCAGCGATTCTCTCCGCACTCTCGGCGTCGGCAAGAGGCGGTGTGCTTTTCAAAGGTGGCGCGGCACTTGAGAGTTTTGCCGCGGTCACTCAATTCGCGTTCGACAAAACCGGAACGTTGACGACCGGCCGGCCCGAGGTAACTGCCATCGTCTCGCCGGTAATGCCGGAGGACGAGTTCCTGAGGCTCCTGGCTGGATTGGAGGCACATTCCGAACATGGCATTGCCGCGGCGGTTCGCCGTGAAGCTGAGCGGCGCGCGCTCACGCCTGCCGACATGGCGGACGTGACCGCACATCCGAGCGAAGGCATTACCGGACGGGATGCGGCGGGTATGGTCTGGGCCGGCAATCCGCGCATGGTGGCGCGCATGGGCGGCGATATATCGGGTGCCGCCTTCAACGCTATTACCGCCGGCGCGGAAACCGTGATCTGGATGGGGCGCGACACTAGCGTTCTTGGGGCCGTCACGGTCGCCGACGCCGTTCGAGGCACCTCGCGCGAAGCCCTTGATGCCCTTCGAGAAGCGGGGACTACCCGGATCACGATGATGACCGGCGACCGACGGCCTGTCGCCCTGCGTGTGGGCAAGGAGCTTGGACTGTCCGCAGAGGATATCGAGGCCGATCTCCTGCCGCACGACAAGGTCCGGCTTGTTGATGCCATGACGAGGGCGGGCAAGGTTGCCTTTGTCGGCGATGGGGTCAACGACGCGGCTGCTCTGGCGAGGGCGGACGTCGGTATAGCGATGGGCGCGGCGGGCAGCGACGTGGCTGTTCAGGCCGCCGATGTCGCATTGTTGTCGGAAGACATGGCGCGTTTGGCTGCCGCGCACAAGCTTGCGCGGCGGACGGCGCGTATCATTCGCCAGAATCTGACGTTCGCGATCGGGGCGATGCTGGTGCTGGTGTCCGGCGCGCTGTTGTTCGAGCTGCCGTTGCCGTTGGCTGTCGTCGGTCATGAGGGCGGCACGGTCTTGGTCGTGCTCAATGGCCTGCGCCTGCTTTTCGATCCAATCCGTGGAGATGGACGGTCATCGAAGGCCTCCGCAGAGGCTCGTAAGATTGAAGCGCAGGTGAGCCGCGAACTCCAGTCCGAATCATGA
- the mobC gene encoding plasmid mobilization relaxosome protein MobC translates to MPRRGYRKGLDDAKEPLPCYVRIRLAEASFVTLSAEASTRGITVSALARLILTAHLKAQRAELPRRRGTDAALLRQFIRIGNNLNQLTRQANAGLVAVSADELHTCLDRINTLARAL, encoded by the coding sequence ATGCCACGGCGCGGATACCGCAAGGGATTGGATGACGCGAAGGAACCGCTGCCTTGCTATGTGCGCATCCGATTGGCTGAGGCATCTTTCGTGACGTTGTCTGCCGAGGCCTCCACGCGCGGCATCACCGTGTCAGCGCTCGCGCGCTTGATCCTGACCGCCCATCTCAAGGCACAACGGGCCGAGCTGCCCCGGCGACGCGGCACCGATGCGGCCCTGCTCCGGCAGTTCATCCGCATCGGCAACAACCTCAACCAGCTCACGCGCCAAGCGAACGCCGGATTGGTCGCCGTCAGCGCCGACGAGTTGCACACTTGCCTCGACCGTATCAACACACTCGCCCGCGCGCTGTGA
- a CDS encoding relaxase/mobilization nuclease domain-containing protein yields the protein MLAKIAPPANDFHALARYLVRGKSGNPHPKRVAWVFTQNLPTDDPELAAKYMEATAQLSARTRKAAYHLMIAWHANERPTPEAMQDVARQTLQLTGLAEHQALVMGHGDKPHPHLHILLNRVHPDTGRAWKTSQDFARLDRIMRELADAHGFAFVPAHTFNPDVTDTLPQLPDSPATYAGKRGAPTLRPQWSKAQARVMGERLSEDLTMDATPEDMQDILAQHGVALETKGKGHVVGNAHGYAKLSSLGLTASAKHLARAVDALPSQLQYFTPSERHRSTVFDVDAVDIARAFHSIGLLTKEDVRAAIDDARVQRQQRRPQWQSSVLGLSTALTNVAPRPARPQRRFSSPGKPNKPAKAR from the coding sequence ATGCTGGCCAAGATCGCGCCGCCCGCCAACGATTTTCATGCGTTGGCCCGTTACCTCGTGCGCGGAAAGTCCGGCAACCCTCATCCCAAGCGTGTCGCTTGGGTGTTCACACAGAACCTGCCAACCGACGATCCAGAGTTGGCCGCAAAATACATGGAGGCAACCGCGCAGCTGTCGGCGCGCACGCGCAAGGCCGCCTATCACCTGATGATTGCGTGGCACGCTAACGAACGGCCGACGCCGGAGGCCATGCAGGACGTGGCCCGGCAGACCTTACAGCTTACGGGCCTCGCCGAGCATCAGGCGCTTGTCATGGGCCATGGCGACAAGCCCCACCCTCACCTGCATATCCTGCTCAACCGCGTGCATCCCGACACCGGCCGGGCATGGAAAACATCACAGGACTTCGCCCGCCTCGACCGCATCATGCGGGAGCTAGCCGACGCGCACGGCTTCGCGTTCGTTCCGGCGCACACGTTCAACCCGGACGTGACCGACACCCTTCCGCAGCTGCCGGACTCACCGGCTACCTATGCCGGGAAACGCGGTGCGCCGACACTCCGGCCGCAATGGTCAAAGGCCCAGGCCCGCGTGATGGGCGAACGCCTGTCCGAAGACCTCACCATGGACGCCACGCCGGAGGATATGCAGGACATCCTCGCCCAGCACGGCGTGGCGCTGGAAACGAAGGGCAAGGGCCACGTCGTCGGCAACGCCCACGGCTATGCCAAGCTCTCCAGCCTCGGCCTCACGGCATCCGCCAAACATCTCGCGCGCGCTGTCGACGCGTTGCCTTCACAGCTTCAATACTTCACGCCTTCAGAGCGTCACCGCAGCACCGTGTTCGACGTGGACGCCGTGGACATCGCGCGTGCGTTTCACAGCATCGGCCTGCTTACAAAGGAAGACGTGCGCGCAGCGATTGATGACGCCCGCGTCCAGCGGCAACAGCGGCGCCCCCAGTGGCAGTCATCTGTGCTCGGCCTATCCACGGCACTGACAAATGTGGCGCCGCGTCCAGCACGCCCGCAGCGGCGTTTTTCATCCCCAGGCAAGCCGAATAAGCCTGCAAAGGCTCGATAA
- a CDS encoding PLP-dependent aminotransferase family protein — translation MPLPLRLQPTSPVSLQTQIFEQVRAMILEGRLRPGERLPATRTLSEQIGIARNTAALAYERLTAEGYIETRSSVGTFVSFQIPESALYAASQNSPPSARKPRRAIGSPVNPTFRCQAVVNPHRGRLVADFWVGRPDPDSFPRKTWAQLIVKRLRTAGSDLTEYRAQSGLFDLRRAIADRLRPTRNIATNADEIVIVGGCQDGLSLVSRLMLGPGATAVVEQPCYQGAAFLFESFGANVVSVPVDDRGLDCSLLPDVRNAVAYVTPSHQYPLGVTLSLERRLELLAWAAETDSYILEDDYDSDFRFHGAPIAALKGLDRTGRVIYLGTFSKSLGAGLRLGYVVFPPELVERARDMKTLMNNGQPWLEQATLADFMTSGGYERHVRRIRKLYLSRRNALLAALEKHFPGGEIIGDEAGMHLAWRLPSSFPPAREIEQRAIEAGVGVYTLTSGAAVGFDTSPENDRYLVLGFSSLTEREIAAGIARLAEALAPVTDRKHRPKRLVVEC, via the coding sequence ATGCCTTTGCCATTGAGGCTTCAGCCGACGAGTCCGGTCAGCCTTCAGACCCAAATCTTCGAGCAAGTGCGCGCCATGATCCTTGAGGGGCGTCTCCGCCCCGGCGAGCGTCTTCCTGCGACGCGCACGTTGAGCGAACAGATCGGCATCGCACGCAACACGGCAGCTCTCGCTTACGAGCGCCTGACCGCCGAGGGCTACATCGAGACGCGGTCGTCCGTCGGCACGTTCGTTTCGTTCCAGATCCCGGAAAGCGCGCTCTACGCGGCGAGCCAGAACAGCCCGCCATCGGCGCGCAAACCCCGCCGGGCCATCGGCAGTCCGGTCAACCCGACGTTTCGCTGTCAGGCGGTCGTGAACCCCCACAGAGGCCGGCTCGTTGCCGATTTCTGGGTTGGGCGGCCAGACCCGGACTCGTTCCCGCGCAAGACCTGGGCGCAATTGATCGTGAAACGGCTGCGCACCGCGGGCTCCGATCTGACGGAGTACCGGGCGCAATCGGGTCTTTTCGATTTGAGGCGTGCCATAGCCGATCGGCTACGTCCGACACGCAACATCGCCACCAACGCCGACGAGATCGTCATCGTCGGCGGCTGTCAGGATGGCCTCAGTCTGGTGAGCCGGTTGATGTTGGGCCCCGGCGCCACCGCCGTGGTCGAGCAGCCCTGCTATCAGGGTGCCGCGTTCCTCTTCGAAAGTTTCGGCGCCAACGTTGTCTCCGTTCCCGTCGACGACCGCGGTCTCGATTGCAGCCTCCTGCCCGATGTCAGAAACGCCGTTGCCTACGTCACGCCCTCGCATCAATATCCGTTGGGCGTGACGCTCTCTCTCGAACGCCGGCTTGAACTCCTGGCCTGGGCCGCAGAGACGGATTCCTACATCCTGGAAGACGACTACGACAGCGACTTCCGCTTTCACGGCGCGCCCATCGCAGCCCTCAAGGGGTTGGATCGCACCGGCCGCGTGATCTATCTCGGCACGTTCTCGAAGTCCCTCGGCGCTGGTCTCCGCCTCGGTTACGTCGTCTTCCCGCCGGAACTCGTCGAGCGCGCACGCGACATGAAAACGTTGATGAACAACGGCCAGCCGTGGCTGGAGCAGGCGACGCTCGCCGACTTCATGACGAGCGGCGGCTATGAGCGTCACGTGCGGCGCATTCGCAAGCTTTACCTCTCCCGGCGCAACGCTCTGCTGGCTGCGCTCGAAAAGCATTTCCCCGGCGGCGAGATCATCGGCGACGAAGCGGGAATGCACCTGGCATGGCGCCTTCCGAGCAGCTTTCCGCCGGCACGTGAGATTGAGCAGCGCGCCATCGAGGCGGGTGTCGGCGTCTACACGTTGACCTCCGGCGCGGCTGTCGGGTTTGATACGTCCCCCGAGAACGACCGCTATCTCGTCCTCGGGTTCTCGTCGTTGACCGAACGCGAGATCGCAGCCGGAATTGCGCGCCTCGCCGAAGCCTTGGCCCCCGTCACGGATCGCAAGCACCGCCCAAAACGCCTCGTTGTCGAATGCTGA
- a CDS encoding response regulator transcription factor gives MTTALIVDDHPIVMEACKQLLSTAGVKEIGEASSPVDAYRAYRTLKPDIIISDLTIRTGILDGISFIRRLRLHDKTTPILVFSMHTDPVIISRTLEVGATGYLWKTTCAEEFVKAFHKVRQGVRYLSHEVASELAFMELRGTANPLSTLTLRELQTLALIADGRSYGLIAEELHVSYKTVANTASQIKVKLGAGSLPELMRIGIAHLPSETGRRNIRVA, from the coding sequence GTGACCACAGCCCTGATCGTCGACGATCACCCGATCGTCATGGAAGCCTGCAAGCAACTCCTGAGCACTGCGGGCGTGAAGGAAATCGGCGAAGCGTCGAGCCCGGTTGACGCGTATCGCGCCTATCGGACGCTGAAGCCCGACATTATCATTTCCGATCTCACCATTCGCACAGGCATCCTCGACGGCATCTCGTTCATCCGGCGACTTCGCCTCCACGACAAGACGACGCCGATCCTCGTCTTCTCGATGCATACCGACCCCGTGATCATCTCACGTACGCTAGAGGTCGGCGCGACGGGGTATTTGTGGAAGACGACATGCGCCGAGGAATTCGTCAAAGCGTTTCACAAAGTGCGCCAGGGCGTCCGCTATCTGAGCCACGAGGTGGCCTCCGAACTCGCGTTCATGGAACTCAGGGGCACCGCAAACCCGCTCAGCACATTGACACTACGCGAATTGCAGACGCTTGCTCTTATCGCGGACGGACGTTCCTACGGCCTGATCGCAGAAGAGTTGCACGTGTCCTACAAGACGGTCGCAAACACGGCGTCGCAAATCAAAGTCAAGCTCGGCGCCGGCAGCTTGCCGGAACTCATGCGTATTGGCATCGCGCACCTTCCCTCCGAAACCGGGCGACGTAACATCCGCGTTGCGTGA
- a CDS encoding NAD(P)-dependent alcohol dehydrogenase has translation MAKTMKAAIFVENGRIVLDEKPIPDIAPTDALVRITTTTICGTDVHILKGEYPVANGLTIGHEPVGIIEKLGSGVTGFEEGQRVVVGAITPSGWSNACLCGCGAQDGAGTKHGWKPYGGWKFGNTIDGSQAEYLRVPDAMANLAAIPDQITDEQVLMCPDIMSTGFSGAERGGVQIGDIVAVFAQGPIGLCATAGAKLMGATKIIAVESVPARIEMAKRLGADVVVDFKAEDPVEAIMRITDGRGVDVAIEALGVQSTFEAGLRILRPGGTLSSLGVYSSDLKIPLDAFASGLGDTTIRTTLCPGGKERMRRMLEVVASGRVDLSGLVTHRFKLDQIEDAYDLFANQRDGVLKVAITP, from the coding sequence ATGGCCAAGACGATGAAGGCTGCGATCTTTGTCGAAAACGGACGCATCGTTCTCGACGAAAAGCCGATCCCAGACATCGCACCGACGGATGCGTTGGTGCGGATCACAACGACAACGATCTGCGGGACGGACGTCCACATCCTCAAGGGCGAATACCCGGTCGCCAATGGGCTCACGATCGGGCACGAGCCGGTCGGCATCATCGAAAAGCTCGGCTCGGGCGTCACAGGCTTCGAGGAAGGCCAACGTGTCGTCGTCGGCGCGATCACGCCGTCGGGCTGGAGCAACGCCTGCCTTTGCGGCTGCGGCGCACAGGACGGCGCGGGCACGAAGCATGGCTGGAAGCCCTATGGGGGCTGGAAGTTCGGCAACACCATCGACGGCAGTCAGGCGGAATACCTGCGCGTGCCGGACGCGATGGCCAACCTCGCGGCGATCCCCGACCAGATCACGGACGAGCAGGTCCTCATGTGTCCCGACATCATGTCGACCGGCTTCTCAGGCGCGGAACGCGGTGGCGTCCAGATCGGCGATATCGTGGCCGTGTTCGCACAGGGTCCGATCGGACTTTGTGCGACGGCCGGCGCCAAGCTGATGGGCGCGACGAAGATTATCGCCGTCGAATCCGTGCCCGCACGGATCGAGATGGCCAAACGGCTCGGCGCCGATGTCGTCGTCGATTTCAAGGCCGAAGACCCTGTGGAAGCGATCATGCGCATTACGGACGGTCGCGGCGTCGACGTCGCGATCGAGGCACTCGGCGTGCAATCGACATTCGAGGCCGGCCTCAGGATCCTGCGGCCCGGCGGCACGCTATCGAGCCTCGGCGTCTATTCTTCCGATCTCAAGATCCCGCTCGATGCGTTCGCGTCGGGCCTCGGCGACACGACGATCCGCACCACGCTGTGTCCTGGCGGCAAGGAGCGGATGCGGCGCATGCTGGAGGTTGTAGCATCCGGCCGGGTCGATCTTTCGGGCCTTGTCACGCACCGCTTCAAACTCGATCAGATCGAGGACGCATACGACCTTTTCGCAAACCAGCGCGACGGCGTGCTCAAGGTCGCCATTACGCCGTGA
- a CDS encoding MarR family winged helix-turn-helix transcriptional regulator: MLALEIGELLLQLGRGMLAERDDDGLTSAQWFALRFFSRANVFSRTLSGLAAYQATTRGTASQTIKALEKLDYLMREKSPYDGRSSILTLTAKARARIARDPLTSVFNDIDTLDKKRQEILRDILRHLVGQLGMKARRQAVGSCGDCIFLLIRRLKVQDNGLQTNFFCKCIGMPVSEKELELICTSFQARMAAPSPSE, encoded by the coding sequence ATGTTGGCACTTGAAATCGGAGAGCTGCTTTTGCAGCTCGGGCGCGGCATGCTCGCGGAGCGGGACGACGATGGTCTCACGTCGGCGCAATGGTTTGCGCTTCGCTTCTTTTCCCGTGCCAACGTTTTCAGCCGGACGCTGTCCGGGCTCGCGGCCTACCAGGCGACGACGCGCGGCACCGCGTCCCAAACCATCAAGGCGCTCGAAAAACTCGATTACCTCATGCGGGAGAAGTCGCCGTACGACGGACGAAGCTCGATCCTCACGCTGACCGCGAAGGCGCGTGCGCGCATCGCCCGCGACCCGCTGACCTCCGTTTTCAACGACATTGATACGCTCGACAAGAAGAGACAGGAAATCCTGCGGGACATATTGCGTCACCTCGTGGGCCAGCTCGGCATGAAGGCGCGCCGTCAGGCGGTCGGAAGTTGCGGAGACTGCATCTTCCTTCTCATCCGCCGTCTCAAGGTGCAGGACAACGGGCTGCAAACGAACTTCTTCTGCAAATGCATCGGCATGCCGGTGAGCGAGAAGGAGCTTGAACTCATTTGCACGTCGTTCCAGGCGAGAATGGCCGCGCCGAGCCCGTCCGAGTAG
- a CDS encoding putative bifunctional diguanylate cyclase/phosphodiesterase, whose product MLQFSLSTPRASAHAEEASDRAPTETVVNLANAVFNCSQEAIVVTDTEGMVIAVNPAFTTISGYSALEVVGRSMRSLQSGRHRRAFYRELWAHVAEHGYWQGEIWNKRKNGKIYPALLTLSSVRDANGRVTHFIGSTADLSRIKKSELELDHAAHHDDLTGLPNRRLLITHLDRALHRAVRQGAMGAVLFIDLDRFKLVNDSLGHGAGDELLRLATRRLRESLRSNDLLARFGGDEFIVLLEQTSPEGAGIVAQHVIDRLTEPFLLPAGEEIYIGASIGISFFPNDSSRADELLQHADAALYQAKSAGRSTYRVYSSDLTAVANTRLTMEAQLRRALERDEFVLHYQPLVSLTTGRVFGLEALIRWQDPERGLISPADFLPVAEETGLIVPIGNRMLKVAAAQMKMWRHSGLALDLMAVNISPRQFRHLDFAGNLAATLRETRLSPELLELEITEETLMDSLAATRTTLAALKSLGVGLAVDDFGTGYSSLAYLKTLPCDTLKIDRSFVTDLGQDPASEAIVTAIIRLAECLGLSVLAEGIETQQQRDILAASGCHMGQGFLFARAVPAHEVPSLPGLGRVP is encoded by the coding sequence ATGCTTCAGTTCTCGTTAAGTACGCCGCGGGCGAGCGCTCATGCAGAGGAAGCGAGCGACCGCGCCCCCACAGAGACCGTCGTCAATCTGGCAAACGCCGTTTTCAACTGTAGCCAGGAGGCGATCGTCGTCACCGATACCGAGGGGATGGTGATCGCGGTCAATCCCGCATTCACGACGATCTCTGGGTATTCGGCGCTGGAAGTCGTGGGCCGCAGCATGCGCTCGCTTCAATCCGGCCGGCACCGGCGTGCCTTTTATCGCGAATTGTGGGCGCACGTTGCGGAACACGGCTACTGGCAAGGCGAAATCTGGAACAAGCGCAAGAACGGCAAGATTTATCCGGCGCTCCTTACACTCTCAAGCGTCCGCGACGCGAACGGACGGGTTACCCATTTCATCGGGAGCACGGCGGATCTGAGCCGGATCAAGAAATCCGAACTCGAACTCGATCACGCCGCCCATCACGACGATCTGACGGGACTTCCCAACCGCCGGTTGCTGATCACGCATCTCGACCGTGCGCTCCATCGCGCGGTACGACAGGGTGCGATGGGTGCGGTTCTCTTCATCGACCTCGACCGTTTCAAGCTGGTCAACGACAGCCTCGGCCATGGCGCAGGCGACGAACTCCTGAGGCTCGCCACGCGGCGCCTCCGGGAGAGCCTCCGGAGCAACGACCTTTTGGCCCGCTTCGGCGGCGACGAATTCATCGTGCTTCTCGAACAGACCTCGCCTGAAGGGGCGGGGATCGTTGCGCAGCACGTGATCGACCGCCTCACCGAACCGTTCCTGCTGCCCGCGGGCGAGGAAATTTACATCGGCGCCAGCATCGGGATCAGCTTCTTTCCCAATGACAGCTCGCGTGCCGACGAGCTTCTGCAGCACGCAGACGCCGCGCTCTATCAGGCCAAATCGGCTGGAAGATCGACCTACCGCGTCTATTCCTCCGACCTGACGGCTGTGGCCAACACCCGGCTAACGATGGAGGCGCAATTGCGCCGCGCGCTCGAACGCGACGAATTCGTGCTGCACTATCAGCCCCTCGTGTCGCTGACGACGGGGCGGGTATTCGGGCTAGAGGCTTTGATCCGATGGCAAGATCCGGAACGCGGCCTCATTTCGCCGGCAGACTTCCTGCCGGTTGCCGAGGAAACGGGGCTCATCGTGCCCATCGGGAACCGGATGCTGAAGGTTGCTGCGGCGCAAATGAAGATGTGGCGTCACTCCGGGCTCGCACTCGACCTCATGGCCGTCAACATCTCGCCCCGCCAGTTTCGTCACCTGGATTTCGCCGGCAATCTCGCAGCTACGCTTCGCGAGACCAGGCTTTCGCCGGAGCTTCTCGAACTTGAGATCACGGAAGAGACGCTCATGGACAGTCTCGCCGCCACGCGGACAACGCTCGCGGCGCTCAAGTCGCTCGGTGTCGGGCTTGCGGTTGACGATTTCGGAACCGGCTATTCCTCGCTTGCCTATCTCAAGACATTGCCCTGCGATACGCTCAAGATCGACCGCAGTTTCGTCACCGATCTCGGTCAGGATCCGGCGTCAGAGGCCATCGTGACGGCCATCATCCGGCTTGCGGAATGTCTGGGCCTGTCCGTGCTGGCGGAGGGCATCGAGACGCAGCAGCAAAGAGATATTCTTGCCGCCAGCGGCTGCCACATGGGCCAGGGTTTTCTGTTCGCGCGTGCCGTGCCTGCGCACGAAGTGCCCTCGCTCCCTGGGCTCGGCCGGGTGCCCTGA
- a CDS encoding CBS domain-containing protein, which produces MKVKDAMHKGAEWVSPDTPLTQVARKMKELDVGSIPVGENDRLVGMVTDRDIACRAVADGRDCDTITASEVMTDGIVFCRDMEDLDDALRIMEQKQIRRLPVINEQKRLVGMLSLGDVSQAAPHVLTGEVTAAVSAPNA; this is translated from the coding sequence GTGAAAGTCAAAGACGCCATGCATAAGGGTGCCGAATGGGTGAGCCCAGATACGCCTCTGACCCAAGTCGCCCGCAAGATGAAAGAGCTCGACGTGGGGTCGATCCCCGTGGGGGAAAACGATCGCCTCGTCGGAATGGTGACCGACCGGGATATCGCTTGCCGGGCGGTGGCAGACGGTCGCGATTGCGATACGATAACGGCGAGCGAGGTGATGACGGACGGCATCGTCTTCTGCCGTGACATGGAAGATCTGGACGACGCCCTGCGCATTATGGAACAAAAACAGATCCGCCGGCTGCCGGTCATCAACGAGCAGAAACGGCTTGTGGGGATGCTCAGCCTGGGAGACGTCTCGCAGGCCGCGCCTCATGTGCTTACGGGTGAAGTCACCGCGGCGGTGAGCGCGCCCAACGCCTGA